The Mycolicibacterium aichiense region AGTGCGTCATCTGCGCCGCCCCAACGATCAGCCCGAACCCCAGTACCGGCCGTCGACCGCACTCGATGAATGGGTTCGGATGCGCGACATGACGTGCCGTTTTCCGAATTGCGATGTACCCGCAGAGTATTGCGATGTCGACCACACCGTCGCCTGGCCGTTCGGACCCACCCACCCGTCGAACCTCGCGTGCATGTGCCGAAAACACCACCTGCTCAAAACCTTTTGGCCCGGCTGGTCAGATCGTCAGCACCCCGACGGCACCATCGACTGGACCTCACCCACCGGGCGCACCTACACCAGCCGCCCAGGCAGTCACCTGTTGATGCCCACCTGGAACACCACCACCGCGACCCTGCCACCGCCGAACCGCGAACCCCCACCCACCATCGGCATCATGATGCCCGTCCGACGCAAAACTCGGGCAGCTCAACGCGCCCACCGCATCACGGCCGAACGCAGACTCAACGACACCCGCGTCGCCGAACGCAACCGGCCGCCACCGTTCTAACCGGGCCGCAACTTTCTTTGACACACTCCCCACATCTGCTCACTAGCTGATAAGTTCCTGTCAGCAAACGAGAGCAACGATATCGACCCAGCGGAGTTGCGATCGATCACGGGGTTGGGGGACTCGATGTATCGCTGGCTTGGAGCCGGTGCGATCGCTGCCGGCATGGGCATCGCGATCGCGAACGGCATGGCAACGGCGCACGCCGACGAAGCCGACTCTGGTGCCTCATCGAGCACCGCGGCGTCGGCACACTCGCCCAAGAAGACTGCGAAGCCATCAGCCAAGACCGTTCGGTCACACTCTGCGACCACACCAACCGCTCTGACGGCCAGTTCGTCCCGCAAGGCCCCGGCGCCGCCGCCACCCGACTCAACCACCCTCGCGCTCGCCGTAGCCACCACTGCCGTGCCTCCGCGAAGCCTAGCCCGCGCCGCACGCAACACTGCCCCCGCCGCTGCGGCCGCGGCGGGAAGCAACGCCAGCGGACCGATAGCGCCGATCCCGGTCTCCATGCCGGCCGGCGTCGCGGTCAGTCCGGACGGCGCCCGCCTGTATGTCACCAGCGGATACCACGGCGACACCGTGGTGGTGATCAACACCGCCACCAACACCGTCGCGACTCGGATCACAGTCAACGAGCACTCCGAAGGCCTCGCCGTGAGTCCGGACGGCACCCGGGTGTACGTCGCGAACGGCAACACCAATTCGGTGTCCGTGATCAACACCGCCACCAACACGGTGACCAACACCATCGCGGTCGGTAGCCACCCGACCCGCGTGGCCGTCAGCCCGGATGGCACCCGGATCTACGTCAGCAACCGGAACGGCGACTCGCTGTCGGTGATCAACACCGCCACCAACACGGTCGCCGCCACAATCGCCGTCGGCGACGCCCCCGAGTCGATCTCATTCAGTCCCAACGGGACTCGCGCGTATGTCGCGAACTATTACAGCAACACGATCTCCGTCATCAATACCGTGACGAACTCCGTCGCCGCCACGATCGAGATCGGCGACACCCCGTCCGGTGTCGCGGTCAGTCCGGACGGCAGCCGGGTGTACGTCGCGATCTGGGGCACCCGGTCGGTGTCGGTGATCAACGCCGCCACCAACGCGGTGAGCAAGACGATCCCAATTGGCGCGGACAATCGACCGTCTGCGATTGCCGTCAGCCCGGACGGCAACCGCGTCTACGTCAGTAACGAGTACGGCCAGACGGTCTCGGCGATCAACACCGCTACCAACGCCGTCGTCGAAACGTTCGCGGCCGGGTCGGGAAACCAATTGCCCGCTGTCGCAGTCAGTCCCGACGGCAAACGGGTTTACGTCGCGAACTGGAGCAGCAATCAAGTCGTCGTCCTGGACACCACTGGAACGTCGGTCTCGCTGAGCTTGCCGAACACGTCCACCGGGGCGATCACCGGCAAGATCACCGTACGCAACCCGAACAACGCCAAGTTGACGTTCACCGTCACCCAGCCCGCCCATGGCAAGGTCACGATCAACAAGACCACCGGCGCCTTCACCTACACCCCGAGTCCGGTCGCCCGGCATGCCGCCTCAGCCAACACTGCGACCTTGGCCGACAAGACCGACACGTTCACCGTGACGATGACCACCAGCCTGGGTGACACGGTGACCATGCCGGTCACGGTGACCGTCACTCCCAAGAACTCGGCGCCCAGCGGCGCCAAGGCAAAACTCGGCACGCCGGACTCGATCACCGGCGCCATCACCGTCACCGTCACCGCGTCGGATGCCGACAAAGACACCTTGACCTTCAGCACGTCCACGCCGGCGCGGGGCAGCCTGGTCGCCGGCGACAAGCCGGGCACCTTCACCTACACCCCGACCGAGCAGGCGCGACTGGACGCCGGCGCGTCCACCGCGAGCGCGGCGATCAAGGCCGACAGCTTCACCGTCACGATTCGAGATGCCCACGGCGGTACCACCACCGTGCCGGTCGCCGTGAAGGTCACACCGATCACGTTGACGCCCACCGCATCCAACCTGTTCCGCAACATGCACGACAGCAACGTGATCGGCGCGCAGTTGGTTCTCGGGTCTGACAAGAAGACGAAACGGATGGTGGTCTACACGTCCGGGATCAACCTCGACGCGGCAGAGCTCGCGGCTGCGCTGAGCGGAGTCACGTTCGGCACGGTGGATTCTGACGTCAGTAACTTCATCGACACCGTGTACGACGAATGGAAGCCGACGGAGATCATGTTGGTCGGCTTCAGCGGCGGTGGCATCCAGATGCAGAACTATGCGGCGTCCGGAACGCACAAAGACGCTGTCACAACGGTGGTCACCTACGGCGCGCCACTGTCAAAGACCCTGACAGATCTCGGGGTCGGA contains the following coding sequences:
- a CDS encoding beta-propeller fold lactonase family protein, which gives rise to MYRWLGAGAIAAGMGIAIANGMATAHADEADSGASSSTAASAHSPKKTAKPSAKTVRSHSATTPTALTASSSRKAPAPPPPDSTTLALAVATTAVPPRSLARAARNTAPAAAAAAGSNASGPIAPIPVSMPAGVAVSPDGARLYVTSGYHGDTVVVINTATNTVATRITVNEHSEGLAVSPDGTRVYVANGNTNSVSVINTATNTVTNTIAVGSHPTRVAVSPDGTRIYVSNRNGDSLSVINTATNTVAATIAVGDAPESISFSPNGTRAYVANYYSNTISVINTVTNSVAATIEIGDTPSGVAVSPDGSRVYVAIWGTRSVSVINAATNAVSKTIPIGADNRPSAIAVSPDGNRVYVSNEYGQTVSAINTATNAVVETFAAGSGNQLPAVAVSPDGKRVYVANWSSNQVVVLDTTGTSVSLSLPNTSTGAITGKITVRNPNNAKLTFTVTQPAHGKVTINKTTGAFTYTPSPVARHAASANTATLADKTDTFTVTMTTSLGDTVTMPVTVTVTPKNSAPSGAKAKLGTPDSITGAITVTVTASDADKDTLTFSTSTPARGSLVAGDKPGTFTYTPTEQARLDAGASTASAAIKADSFTVTIRDAHGGTTTVPVAVKVTPITLTPTASNLFRNMHDSNVIGAQLVLGSDKKTKRMVVYTSGINLDAAELAAALSGVTFGTVDSDVSNFIDTVYDEWKPTEIMLVGFSGGGIQMQNYAASGTHKDAVTTVVTYGAPLSKTLTDLGVGGSSKKSTLAIVDKGDKLINWSQQAAWDSYDASKTDKGAIAWTDTKLLGTEIGRALGVGNHDGPTYVAAAKSFDTLIKTAGSALKNINKDIQRFGGTVLDEAHTTITY